The following nucleotide sequence is from Lathamus discolor isolate bLatDis1 chromosome Z, bLatDis1.hap1, whole genome shotgun sequence.
GATTGTCTGTTGGCACTATGAGAAATACAGGAGGTGATTTTATGTAGCTGCTAGGGAATTCACAGCAAGTCACACTATGTTATAATGTTCCACTCTGAGTACAGGAGCAATATTAAAGCCAAATATTCAGGATATTGAAGGGAATGAGCAATAAGTTTAATGAAGAGGAATGGAATTCTTCCTGTCCTAtcaggttgtttttttgtatcatcatttgttttttttgttctacCTTCAAAAGGCAGGCTCACAAGCCTTCACCTCAATACTAGCTGCTTCTTACTCCTTTTTGCAATATGTGTAAGGGAAACCATCTGTACTTACTGCTTCTTCTGCAGGCCGGTACCTTTTCTTGAACGCAATCGCCAACCAGCTGCGATACCCCAACAGTCACACCCACTACTTCAGTTGCACCATGCTCTACCTATTTGCAGAGGCCAACACTGAGGCTATCCAGGAGCAGATCACTAGGTGAGATGTGTTTTGTGTGCCAGCATACAGCTTTTTACTTTCCTTCCCTGTGTGTTTTGGTTCTTCTGAGCTCCAACTGGTTTTACTTTTGGATTTCAGGGTTCTCTTGGAAAGACTGATTGTAAACAGGCCTCATCCTTGGGGTCTCCTTATTACTTTCATTGAGCTGATAAAAAATCCAGCATTTAAGTTCTGGAACCATGAGTTTGTTCACTGTGCCCCAGAAATTGAGAAGTGAGTATAAATTAACCACAAAGTTCACTGAAACCATGTATGTGAAGCAGGGGTTGAGTTGCACTGTGAGTTCTTGGTGCTTCATAGTGGAAGCACTGCTTGCTGCCATAAATACATCTAACactgctttgcttctgtgtCCAGGTTGTTCCAGTCAGTTGCACAGTGCTGCATGGGGCAGAAGCAGGCCCAGCAAGTGATGGAAGGGACTGGTGCCAGTTAGATGAGCCACATGTCATATTGTAAGCATGCCAGCCTGGGGGTCCCCAATACCATCGACTGATAGAAGACTCTGTAAGGCTCCTCCTGACCTTCCCAGCCGTCTCGATTGGGTAGATGCAACTGACCCCGGGTGAAAGTTCCAAAAGTTTCAGTTGTTCAAAAATGTTCCAAAGTTTGAAACCAGTTTTTTTTACTTTGGCCAAAATTCAGAAGATGCTGTGAATATCATTTTGAACTAATGTAAatacaaagaacagaaacatttgTCTGGACCTTTGGGTTTGTGCAAATTGTGTAAAAGGCAGATGGGTAACTGGTGCCTGTCCAGCTTGTAATAAAGGGGCAGCTGCTGATGCCAAGCACTTGTCTGGGGCAGACCTCCTTGTCCTGACACCCCCAGACTCCCAAAGAATATTGAAAAGCCAGTTATAATATTAtataacttatttttctttatgtggATGGGGGACCTTTAATCACTAGGttgttttacaaaaaaaaaaaaatggtggcTGTGTTTGGAATATGAAATACTATGGAGCACGGGAAGGGGTGAGGGAGGGGTTAAAACTCAGTGTTGCTTTCCCCACACCCTCATGAAATGCTGACAGACAGCAAGTGGAGTGGCAGGCAGAGAATGCCTCCATTCTGTTGGAAAAGACACACTTCAGGCAGGCCCTTTGGAAGAGGGTCAGCTGGTTTTAGTACAGAAACTAGAGACCAGGCCTAtagtttttctggattttgttattggtttgttgttttttttttcttttgacactTGTAAATTTTGGACGGTGGGAGGTTAAATCTAGACCTTTCCCACTTCCaccctcccccccgccccgtgaCCACACAGTATAAGtttttacaaaaaagaaaaagaaaaaaagaagaacccCAAAGGACCAATACAGCCCATTTTATAAGGATTTTGAATGTTTTGTAAAGTATTGGTCCATGTGTTGTATTTTGTAGCCTTTCTAGTTCTTGGGCTTTATTTTTCCCACTTCTTGTATGTATGCATACTGTAGTTACACATTAAAGTCATGACATGCAGCAGGTGCCACTGTGCTTATTCTCTCCAGTTCCATCCTGCCTAGCCAGTTGGTGTCTTACAAAATTTGCTCCACCCATGCAAAACCTGTGGGTTTCCAATATTTTGGACTCTGCCTATTGAAAGCAGCTGGGTTTTCTAGGTGAGATCCAAGGGGACAATTGTTAGAACTAGATGGGGCCTTGCTTTGAAGTgccaaaggaaaagagcagttGTGTGGAGAGAGAAATATCTTAGTTGCAAGATCAGGAGCAGAGTCTGTCCCTGACACAGTTCTAGAAGGAttgtgctggcagcagagggaTGCTGAGCACAGACAGCAGCTTAGCTTCATTTCTAATGATTTGTACCCTCCTATGTTATTGCCTTCAGCAAGGATCTCTACAAGGTTGCTAGTTTCCTGGAATAAAGATAAGTGGCTTCAGTGCTGCCAGTACTGCAGAATCCTTCAGCCTGTACCTTACAGCTCAGGAAATACTAGGAAACAGAGCTTCACTACTTCCTCTTTGTATAACATGACTAGTTTGTTAAAATTAGTTGGCTGCTAGCTGTAAGAGTGGAGAGACCAGGATTTCCAGCTCAGGTTTAAGGGATTGTGTGTCTGGCTGTGCTTTCCTTGTAGAGCTAAAACCAGCTGCAAAGGACCATGGAgccagctgtgccaggggacTGCAGCTCAGGAAGGATTTTTTGTTCTGGTGTTGCAACTCCAGCTTATTCCTCTTCTTATGTTGGTTTGGGATACAAAGAATTACCACCAGCCAGTTTTTCTTTATCTAGGCAGGATGCCATGGGACGTTTTTCCTGCTATTTAGCAGACCTTATGCAGAGCCTGTCCAATGACTCAAAGCTCAAAGATCTCTCTGGTTCTGTACTAATGCTGCTGTCCATGACTGGTTCTCTTGATGCTTTAAGAACTGCAAGGCTGGTGTAAAGAGGGGTGGGTGGAAGGTAGACAGGTCTTGGCCAGGATCCCAGTAACACAAGTTTGGCTGGTAGGACAGAGGCCATTGCACTTCATACCCTCTCCTGGCTGGTAAGGAACGTCAGTGTATATCATGCTGGTGTCCCTCCCAGCAGAGGCCCTGGGTAGAATTAATGTTTAAGAAATTAAGGCTGACCCTTTGAACTACCACATATGCCTAGTGTGAAATTCAGTCTGCTGTAGGGAGAGAAGCACCAAGGCAGCAGGCTGgactccagccagacactgcaTTGCACCACTCTGTAAGGCGAATTGGACAGAGCTCTACCCTAGGTACTGTGAAACCACCCTGGCCCCCAGCAGTGCAGGTAGGGCTGTAGCTGACCTTGATCTACATGAGTACAGtctgggttttgcttgtttgaaatacttctaagtgcagaagcagcaaagatCCCCCCCACCTTGGTTGGGGCTGTGCAGTCTGTTGAAGTAGACAGTGTTGGCTGGGTAAGAAACAGCATCTTTATTAAATATAGCTTGGCCTGCAAACCTCCAGTGATCTGTCATGCAAAAACTGCTGAGGGAAAGATATTAATATAGCTTAACATGATGCAGAGCAGGGCCTGAGTTCAGGGGAGAACTCCATCAACTGGAAGGTCTGCACAACTGTGTCTGTTccttcagacctgtcccaagcCCATACAGAAATGCCTTTCAGAAGGGTAAAAGGGGATGCCTCCTCTATTGAGCCTGTGTGAAAACCAGATGGATAGGTGtgtactttttaaaatgcttagtATTAGCCAAGTATAGGTGAAGAGTTCGGTGTTGTCAGCATCTCCACCTGCCAGATGTTTACTCTGAACAGTAAAGTGTAAGGCCTGTCAGATGGATTTCTGCCCTCTCCATCTGGCCAAGAAGCAGTTCGTGCCTTAAATTTGTGATGCTACATGAGGGAGCCCACCTGCTGTTCTGATAGTTTAGCCTTCCTAAAGTCAGCCAGTAGGAGGTCTGGGCTTTCTGAAGTCCTCTAGAGGGTGGTAATTGTGCCCCAGAGCTCTCATGATAAAGTAAGACCACCCAAAATCACTCTGTGTTACGGAAGATGGTTTAAGTAGAGGTAGCTAAAAAGCCACATGCAAAATGCAGTGTAAGTGGGCCTGTATTCAATCATGCTATCTGTTCTTGCTGTTGTAGAAGAGATGGCTGAAGGCCAACCTTGCCTTCCTGTACACAGCTCCAGGCAGTTcatttccagggacagtgaGGTTTCTAGTGtaccagctccagcagctgatGCAAGATCCTTTTCTGTCCATAGCGCACGTGCAGAGCTTGCTGCTCCCTTCGACTCAGTTTCTCATAAGCCTCCTTGTTATGTAGCAagtcctgctctgctttcaagTCTGACCTGTAAGACTCCAGCGTGAGCAGCACACTGTCATAAAGGAGCTGCTTGCAAGGGGGTTTAAGTCTGGAGAGAGCCTCGTTTGAAAGGGtcaagttttcttcttcctcactgTCATCTTCCCAGCCATCTTGTTCCTTATACTCCTTGAATTCTTCTTCTGACATGCACAGGACCTGTAATGGCCCAGGCAAAGAGACAAGTCACCAGGAGCATGAGTACATCAGCCTTCTCCACAGAGCTGTGGGTTTAGAGCCACATGGGGCAGGTGAATTATTCCTCATCTGCACTGAAGGTGAGAGAGTAGACTGACACAGGTATCTAAATCATAAGTAACCTGTGGGTTAGAACATCCAAACAGCAAATCTGGGTATTGGCAGCAGTGGTAATGATCTTTGCTGCTACCTACGCaagctggagagggtccagaaaAGGGCCACAACAATGATCCAAAGACTGGGAAGctgtgtgaggaaaggctgagagtcTGCTCAGCCCTGAGCAAGGAAGGCTGTATCCCCAGTGAGTATTTAAAGAGTGTTTGCAAAGAAGatagactccctttttacaagaaGTCCCATGGAATAGaaaaggggtgatgggcacaagttactccggGGGATattctgactggacacaagaggaaaatgtttcaCACCAAGAACaaccagccactggaataatctgcccaaggaagtggcaACTTCCCCATGCTGGAGACTGTTAAGATTCAGCTgaacagggtgctgggacatcttgtCTAGGTCAGGTTTAcccagaaaggttggaccagaggatccttgaggtcccttcccacctgaTATTCTGATTCTAGGAAGGTGCAGCAGTGCTctagagcagcagcagccatgaaGCCATTCAGGGCTGGTGTGTAAGGCATGGGTCAAGAAAGGAAGGTGGCCAGCAACAGTGCCTGAAGCCTGGGAGCTGGGCAGGCGCCCTCCCTACCACACTTCCCACAGGAGCATTAGTGCCACACTGCCCCTACACACTGCTCCCCCTTCACTAAACTGCTCCCCCTGCGTAATCTCTGTTCTTCCTTGAGCAGCTCTTGCACCACTTACCTTCAGGGTCACAGACAGCTCTTCCTCTGTCAGCACCTCATCCCAGCCAAGCACAAAAGCACCTTCCTCCCCCACCATCTCCAGCTGGCACAAGAAGTCCCACTGCTCTAAGACCAGCCGCTGCTGCGCTTCGCTTCTGGCACCTGCTTGGAAGACAGCGAGATGCAAACCCAGCCTGGGTTGTGGTGGTGGGGAAGTGGCAAACAGAGAAGGGGAACAAGGAGGCAGAAAACCCAGGCATGGCCCCAGCACCTGTGATGTTGTGGAACAGGCTTATTTTTCATGTCCTCCTTGATCCCTGTTTCATCACATCACTACTTAAGGGGATCCCTGCCCTTTCCTTGCCCACAGTGCCACTCACGCCGCAGTGCTGCTCTGCGCACCGTCACCATCTGGATGTCGGCTGTGTCGTTGGTGTTGCTGGGGTACGGCTCTGCGAAGCCATACATGTGGAGGAGCTGCCAGTTGGCCATCTGCCCATATGTGTTGAAGATCTCCTGCCCTTTGCTGATGGGCTGTGTTGTAACCATGCGTAAAcattgctgcaggcagggagaaaatcatggaatcccagactggtttgggttggaagggggcttaaagctcacccagctccaaccccctgccacaggcagacacaccttcccctagaccagactgctccaagccccatccaccctggccttgaacactgccagggatggggcctGTGCCAGTGCAGGGGAGGATGTTGAGCAAAATAGCTTTATATTAGAGCGCTCTGGCCCAAGGTTCACAGACCCAGCCTCCCAAGGCTTCACGGCAAAGAGGAACCAGACCACAACGCTGCCTGATGTAGCAGCTTTGCACTCACAGTGGAGTATTCCAGGTTGGCGTTGTGGTTGGCCACGTGATTCAGAATATCTGCTACAGGCACCATCATTGGGGGATTGGGTCCcttctcatcttcctcttcctcttccaaaGGTTCTTGAAAGCTAAGAGAAGGGAGATGAATACCAGCCTTGAATGCATGCCGTGCAGCACAGGGAAAGCTCTGCCTTACACTTAAGGTTGCTGTTGCACAAGAAAGTAATGCAGTCTACAGTCTTCCCTGTCATCCTACTTGTCCGTGctccctgtgggagcaaagtccCCACTTCTTACCTGTAGGCCATGACAAATGCTACCAGCTGCTTGTACAGCTCCAGTGTGTGCAGCTTGGGGTCAAATATGTTGGGGTGGGACTTCATGAAAGGCACAATGATGGAGCTGTACTCTAGGTGGATGTTGgccaggtccttctccacagctTCTGGGATGCCTGTGCCCTGCAGGAGCCTTCTTCGCTCTTCTTCAGGCCTGTTGCAAGAAACACAGTGGGTATATCTCCACCATCCCCAAGGGAGGAGTCTGTAAACTTATTTCTTCAACATCTAAGCTTCCTGGTGTTCTCTAGGTTCTTGTCTTTTGGTTATGCCTGCAGGTTTCTCCATCCCCTGGCAGTGCCCAGAGGGTCTCTCGGGCTCCTACTGCTGTTGGGATGGGGTTAGCACAGTGGGTTGTGGTCACCCAACAAGCCCATATCCATCCTCCTCAGCAACCCCTGGACTGTGCCTAGGTTCAGCTGCCCGTGGGAGCTGTCCACAACCCTGTGAGGTTTCGCCTTACCAGAACATGGGGTGATCCAGACTCCTGAAGTCCTGCCAGAGTGAGAAATAAGGCCGCCAGTGGGAGTTGCTGGCTGTGTACTCATGTAGGagggccagcagcagtggcaccCAACCAGACTGGCTCTGCAGGGACTCCTGGCCTAAGGAACCACAGACGAACGTTAAGTTGACCTAGAACCAAAGCCTGATCCCGCCAGCCTGGCTGTCAGCCGGGGCTGGGGAGTTCTGCTGTGGTCTGTCTTAGGTTTGGCTGAAGCAGAAccagaagctgctgctctggagctTTGGGTGggagagctgctcctggccctgTGACCCCCACCATCACCCCCTTGCCCCTCTTCAACAAGGAAGTGTTCTTTCTCCTAGCAGTCTGTCCAGGCCCTCAACAAAAGCACCTTAACAGCGGTGATAAAATGCCCAACCACCCCGTttcctctctgctccagcatcctACGTGAAACTGGTACCagcctgttttcttcctttaaacgGGAAGACCGAGGTAAGCAGGCAGCTCAGGGCTGAGGGAGCGCTCACCTTCCCGCAAGAGCGCCTGGATGGAGCTGGTGTGCTGGGACAGCAGCGCGGAGCGTGGCACAGTGCACAGGACCTCTCCCGGCTCCAGCTCCGCGGCAGCCACCATGCCGTACCCCGCCACCGCGCCCTCCCTGCTCAACCGGACCTGCGGCGAGACGGGAGCCGTGACCGGTCTGCCCGCGGGGGAGCCCGGCCGTCCGCGGCCCGCGCTGCCTCCTCACCTTGGGGCTGAGCTGCACGCCGGCCCGGCTGCACCACGCCAGGAAGCCGGAGAGGGGATCGGCGGCTCCGTTCCCCGGGGCGCTGCTGCCGGCAGCCGCCTGCGATGGGAACAGGGCGGTGAGCCGGCGCGACCGGCCCGGCCCCACGCCCGCCAGTGGGTCGCCCCCCCCGGTACCTTGGGCCTCTTGGGCGCCGACGCCATGTCGGGCTTGCACGTGGTTCTGACCCACGTGGTCCCGGACGGGCACTTCCGGGTGTGCGGGAAACCCCGTCCTCTCCGACGGCGGCCGCGGAGGGTCATAGCGGAGCGCGCTCGGTGGGGAGGGGCTCCTATGAGGCCCTGTGGGTGTGGTCTGGGGGGCGCAGCACCGCTCTGTGGGCGTCCCAGGGCTGGGGGCACCCCCTGTGTCTCTATGGGGTGCGGGGGTGTCTCTGCACCCACACTGGGGTCTCTGGGGTGTCCCGATCCTGGTGCCTCTAGGGGGGTCACACCACAACACGTGGGACAAGGGCAGTGGGCTCTGACTAATTAACCCGGATAATGAACCAAGCTCTGATCTCCCATCTGGGGCTTCTTCCATCCATCCCCTGGCCTATCAGCCCTGTCCCGGCACCACCACGAGACAGGCGTACGCCTCCACTGGGTGCTCTCAACGAGGCCAGTTAGTGCAAAATGGTCCCCGACGATGCCCCTCCCCAGCGGAACCGCTGTCCCTGGGGCCTTCCCCACACCGTGAGCGTTTGGGGCCGGTTTGAATCTTCCGCAGCCTGGCCCGGTGGATTCCCCTGGAGCAGAGGGGCCCCGTCCTGCagggctggagaaggagaagagcaAACCAAGGCCTGGCTGTcggcaaagctgctgctggggctcgGGCTCGAGCCGCGATCGCCGCGGCCCcagcgcggccccggccccagcgcGGCCCCGCTGCCGCTGCTCTCCTGCGGCCGGAACCCCCGGAGCCGGCGGGGCCTCCCAGCCGCTCCCAGATCCCTCCCGCTGCTGCCGGCGCATCCTGGCGGCACCAGCGCTCCCCGGGCGCATCCAGGGCCGGTCCCTTGCGAGCGCGGCCCGCGCCCAGACCCTCGTCgttctccccctcctcctttgTCGCTCTGGCTTCTGGCTGCCCCCAGCGGGGCAAACCTCGTGTTTGtgcctgccagggcagggtAGGGGTCCTGGTCCCGGTGGAGCTCCTCGTCACAGGAGGATGCCCTCCGCTGTGGTCGCTTTGTTGGGGTGGAAGAGGCCAAAGCAAGTCCCCACATTGTCCCTCCCGTGCCGCAGCGAAGTGGGGTCCTCGCTGCCTGTCTTGAGCATTCCCGAAAGCCCCAACTGAAAGCCTGGATAGCTCAGCTGGGAGAGCATCAGACTTTTAATCTGAGGGTCCAGGGTTCAAGCCCCTGTTCAGGCAAAGGCTTTATCCTTTAGGAGCAAAGTTGGGGAACCCGTGGGCAAAAGCAGAAGTTTCCCGTGCTTCTTTTCCATCATCTCTCCACGGCCAGCTCCATGCCATCCCCTACACAGCACCACTGCTGTTCCAGCCACCCAGTACTGCAGCAAGTTGTATGATGTCCCAGGTAAGGGTGCTGTTTTGGGGGTATGCATGGAGGGAGACCAGGAAATAGGACAGATGGAAGAGGGGGagacacagcagagctggagggaaagaagccAGTTGTAAACTGGGGACATGGAGGTGTCTTCTGCCCCACCCCTCCCAacgccccccccccagcttAGAGAGTAGAGAGCTATTGGGCACAGTTGAACCTTGAGCCTCCATCTCCTTGGCCTTTGGGTGTTCTCCCTGTCCTTACTCCCCTCTGTGCCAGGTGGCTCTGGGCAGGGAAGGCCAGTGCATGCTGTCCCcatcatccctggcagtgttcaaggccaggctggacagggcttggagcaacctgctctagtggaaggtgtccctgcctgtggcagggggttggaactgagtgagctttaagctcccttccaacccagaccagtctgggataCTGTGAAACCAGCCCCTCACTGCCCACCTCAGCTCCTGGGCAGCTGTTCCGGTGGATGATGGTGTTTTGGCAATGAGACGTGGCACCTGCATCAACCCACCAGCTTATTTATTGTCCCGATGGACTTTGCTTCCAGCGGCTCCCCTCCCTTCCGCACGCACGCgctgcccagctccagcccacGCCACGGTCGTCATTCAGTTCTTGccagcaagaaaacaaagagataATAAATAGAAGCCTATTTGTGGTGGAAGGTGCCGGGTCAGGCTGTGCCACgggcagagctgtgcctggcCCTGTCCGGAGGGACAGCGGGGGGGGTGCAGACAGCGAagcaccagccccacagctgctgcaggcagcacagccccgctgtggggcaggggggatATAGCAATCTCTATGTAGTTACATTAAAATAGACTatttaaaaaagttatttccagGAGTTAAAAAACAGCGTGGCCCATCCAGCGGCGGCAGGGCCACGGAGCTGCTCTGGGGCTTGTGGTGCAGGAccccagcccacctcacccTCCCCACAGGCAGTCCCCTCCTGGGTGCTCCAGGTGGGTGCTAATGGGGTGGCCACTGCCGGTGACAGAGCAGGGGCTGCGAGCCCCCCGGCAGCCACGGGGCTGTGGGTCAGGGGCAGAGCACAGGCGAGGGCGGGGGTCCCCTCCTGAGCCCTCATGCAGGGTCTAAATGACATGGCAGCAGTTGAACTGCCCCAGGGAGAGGAGGCTCTCCCTGGAGCCCGGCTGGAGTTTGAAGGCCAGCGCCTTCTCACAGAGCGGGAACTGCAGGAGCCTGTCCCGCAGGCTGCCCCCTTTGCTCTTGCCAGGGTCCAGCTTGATCACGTTCTCCACACCTCCCtcgctgctccccagccccgaGCTCTCCACCGACCTCCGGGCCAGGCTGGCGGGTGCCTCCTGCCCTCGGGACTTGTCTGTGGGGCTCGGGGGGGTGGTGTGGGTCATTTCTGCCCCCAGCCCTTGGGGcacctcagcagagctgctccggGGTGATCCAGTGGCTCCCCTTTCCCTGGGGGGCTCTGCAGAGGAACCCCCGGGGTCAGCATCCTCCTCCCTCTTGGGGGCCTCTGCTCCATCTCCCCACAGTGCTGGGGGATCCCAAACCCCCCTCACTGccttcccagcccagccccggcCCCCCAGCTCGGCCCCAGGGCCCCACAGCTCCCCACAGCTAGATGGGTGGTGGGTGCACAGGAAGGCTCGCATCTGTTCCTGGTTCAGTGAACTGCTCTTCCTCTCCATGGCGCTAGGCCTCCCctcatcctcctcatcctcctcctcttcctcctcacagatctgctgcagggcaggggtgCTCTTGGTGATGGTGGTGCCAACGTCTGGGATCTTCAGCAGGGTCCTGGGGGGCTGCCGGCTGCCGATGTCGGCTCCAGTGGGCAGGGGTGGCAGCTGGGAGCCAGCTGGGAGGCCACCCGGCACCTCCCTGAagggcaggaggctgctggcGCTGCCCATGGGGCTGAGCGTGCCTGATAAGTTGCCCCTGAGTAAGAGGAGGGatggaaatcacagaatcacagacagatttgtgttggaagggaccttaaatctcacccagttccaacccctgccatgggcagggacaccttccactagagcagggtcctccaagccccatccaacctggccttgaacactgccagggacagggcagccacagcttctccagacaccctgtgccagggcctcagcaccctcacagggaagaacttctgccttctatctaacctgaatttccctgttttaagtttgaatccattcccccttgtcctgtcactacagtccctgatgaagagttcccagcatccctataggctcccttcagatactggaaggctgctatgaggtctccatgcagccttctcttctccaggctgaacagccccagtttgCTGCTACCCACCTGGGCATCACAAGGGCTGCACTGAAGATGGGGATGTGAGACTTCCTGGGGCCTGGCACTGGGGACCCAGGGCAGTGTGGGGGGACAGGGGACAGCAGCGGGACTCACCTGCTCTGCACCTCCCTTGCCAGGTTGTAGACTAGGTTGAGGCTGTGGCTctgcttctcctgcttctcccgCAGCATCCTCTCTGCCAGCAGGAAATAGGTGGCTGTGATGTGGTTGTAGCGGTTGGCTTCCAGTGCCCTGCATGGgaccaagggacctgcatcagTGCTCAGGAGGACCCCAGAGCCCTTCCCGAGGGCTCCCACCACAGCATCTGCCCTGTCACGCACTCCTGGATGGTGTCCCTATCCGCGATGTTCCCACACATCATGGCCCGGAGGATGATTTCGTGTTCCTCCTGCGACATGCGTTTGTGCGAGGTGAGGGGCAGCAGGCAGCGGCTGGCGGGGGACGGGTCCACCCCCTGCAGCCACGCGTGGCCCTCGATCTGCTCCAGCGAGGCTCGGCGCTTAGGGTCCCGCTGCAGCATCCTGGAGATGAGgctgggagggggggaaaggggtgACATGAACCCTGATCTCGTCAACTCTACCACCCTTCTCCCACCCCAGCTGCCCGGGGCAGTGAGTCAGGGTCGGGGGACCCGGGGAGGTGCTCACTCAGCACACTGAGCCGAGACGTGCGCAGGGACAGTGTATCGGCAGTCCATGATCATGGTGAGGGTCTCGCTGTCGTTGGCCTCCTGGAAGGGGGGGTGGCCGCAGACCAGCATGTAGAGGATGACCCCCAGGCTCCAGATGTctgcaagaagcagcagcagttcagatTGCACACACCATGGCCCAGTAGAGAGCCCCAACTCCAGGCACTACCCACCAGCCCCCTGTGCCGAGCCAGTGGTCACTGGGATGCTCCTTGGGGGCAACGGCTTCCACATCCTGCTCCACAGATGGGCGACTGCCACcccactggagcagggaaggaCCTTCCCTATCCCTACATCCAAGCAGTTGAGATCTCAAGCAATTGCGGGCCTTGTCCCCTTTCCCAGGTGGGGACAGTGCCGAGCTCTCTCGCCTGGTCACCCACCCAC
It contains:
- the LOC136005405 gene encoding SNF-related serine/threonine-protein kinase-like isoform X1 codes for the protein MAQCPLLSLRAAMAGAQGCGEGQIAGLYDLGRTLGTGHFAVVKLARHVFTGQRVAVKVIDKSKLAGGAAGQLLQEVRCMKLVQHPNVVRLYEVIDTHAKLYLILELGDGGDMFDHIMRHEGGLAEARAKHYFAQIVHAISYCHKLHVVHRDLKPENVVFFQEQGVVKLTDFGFSNRFQPGKMLTTSCGSLAYSAPEILLGDEYDAPAVDIWSLGVILYMLVCGHPPFQEANDSETLTMIMDCRYTVPAHVSAQCADLISRMLQRDPKRRASLEQIEGHAWLQGVDPSPASRCLLPLTSHKRMSQEEHEIILRAMMCGNIADRDTIQEALEANRYNHITATYFLLAERMLREKQEKQSHSLNLVYNLAREVQSRGNLSGTLSPMGSASSLLPFREVPGGLPAGSQLPPLPTGADIGSRQPPRTLLKIPDVGTTITKSTPALQQICEEEEEEDEEDEGRPSAMERKSSSLNQEQMRAFLCTHHPSSCGELWGPGAELGGRGWAGKAVRGVWDPPALWGDGAEAPKREEDADPGGSSAEPPRERGATGSPRSSSAEVPQGLGAEMTHTTPPSPTDKSRGQEAPASLARRSVESSGLGSSEGGVENVIKLDPGKSKGGSLRDRLLQFPLCEKALAFKLQPGSRESLLSLGQFNCCHVI
- the LOC136005405 gene encoding SNF-related serine/threonine-protein kinase-like isoform X3 — its product is MAQCPLLSLRAAMAGAQGCGEGQIAGLYDLGRTLGTGHFAVVKLARHVFTGQRVAVKVIDKSKLAGGAAGQLLQEVRCMKLVQHPNVVRLYEVIDTHAKLYLILELGDGGDMFDHIMRHEGGLAEARAKHYFAQIVHAISYCHKLHVVHRDLKPENVVFFQEQDIWSLGVILYMLVCGHPPFQEANDSETLTMIMDCRYTVPAHVSAQCADLISRMLQRDPKRRASLEQIEGHAWLQGVDPSPASRCLLPLTSHKRMSQEEHEIILRAMMCGNIADRDTIQEALEANRYNHITATYFLLAERMLREKQEKQSHSLNLVYNLAREVQSRGNLSGTLSPMGSASSLLPFREVPGGLPAGSQLPPLPTGADIGSRQPPRTLLKIPDVGTTITKSTPALQQICEEEEEEDEEDEGRPSAMERKSSSLNQEQMRAFLCTHHPSSCGELWGPGAELGGRGWAGKAVRGVWDPPALWGDGAEAPKREEDADPGGSSAEPPRERGATGSPRSSSAEVPQGLGAEMTHTTPPSPTDKSRGQEAPASLARRSVESSGLGSSEGGVENVIKLDPGKSKGGSLRDRLLQFPLCEKALAFKLQPGSRESLLSLGQFNCCHVI
- the SETD6 gene encoding N-lysine methyltransferase SETD6 produces the protein MASAPKRPKAAAGSSAPGNGAADPLSGFLAWCSRAGVQLSPKVRLSREGAVAGYGMVAAAELEPGEVLCTVPRSALLSQHTSSIQALLREGQESLQSQSGWVPLLLALLHEYTASNSHWRPYFSLWQDFRSLDHPMFWPEEERRRLLQGTGIPEAVEKDLANIHLEYSSIIVPFMKSHPNIFDPKLHTLELYKQLVAFVMAYSFQEPLEEEEEDEKGPNPPMMVPVADILNHVANHNANLEYSTQCLRMVTTQPISKGQEIFNTYGQMANWQLLHMYGFAEPYPSNTNDTADIQMVTVRRAALRRARSEAQQRLVLEQWDFLCQLEMVGEEGAFVLGWDEVLTEEELSVTLKVLCMSEEEFKEYKEQDGWEDDSEEEENLTLSNEALSRLKPPCKQLLYDSVLLTLESYRSDLKAEQDLLHNKEAYEKLSRREQQALHVRYGQKRILHQLLELVH
- the LOC136005405 gene encoding SNF-related serine/threonine-protein kinase-like isoform X2, with the translated sequence MAGAQGCGEGQIAGLYDLGRTLGTGHFAVVKLARHVFTGQRVAVKVIDKSKLAGGAAGQLLQEVRCMKLVQHPNVVRLYEVIDTHAKLYLILELGDGGDMFDHIMRHEGGLAEARAKHYFAQIVHAISYCHKLHVVHRDLKPENVVFFQEQGVVKLTDFGFSNRFQPGKMLTTSCGSLAYSAPEILLGDEYDAPAVDIWSLGVILYMLVCGHPPFQEANDSETLTMIMDCRYTVPAHVSAQCADLISRMLQRDPKRRASLEQIEGHAWLQGVDPSPASRCLLPLTSHKRMSQEEHEIILRAMMCGNIADRDTIQEALEANRYNHITATYFLLAERMLREKQEKQSHSLNLVYNLAREVQSRGNLSGTLSPMGSASSLLPFREVPGGLPAGSQLPPLPTGADIGSRQPPRTLLKIPDVGTTITKSTPALQQICEEEEEEDEEDEGRPSAMERKSSSLNQEQMRAFLCTHHPSSCGELWGPGAELGGRGWAGKAVRGVWDPPALWGDGAEAPKREEDADPGGSSAEPPRERGATGSPRSSSAEVPQGLGAEMTHTTPPSPTDKSRGQEAPASLARRSVESSGLGSSEGGVENVIKLDPGKSKGGSLRDRLLQFPLCEKALAFKLQPGSRESLLSLGQFNCCHVI